The region GTCGGGGCTTGGCGTGGCGGGCAACATTCAGACGGTCGCGGGCACCGGAGTCAACTCCTCGACTGGCGATGGCGGACTAGCAACAGCAGCCACTATCTCCAATCCGCAGGGAGTGGCGGTCGATGCCAACGGCAATATCTACATCGCGGAGTCGTCGCATGTTCGCGCCGTCTGCGTTACCTGCACGGCGGGTAGCGGACTCTACGAGCTGCTAACGAAGCTGGGCGTGGCGTCGCCAGTCAACGGCAACATCTACACGGTCGCAGGCACATCGACGACGGGCAACACAACGTTTGCGCCGGGTCTGGCGAACACCGTCAACATGGGGCCGCAAAAGATCTCCATCGATGCAGATGGCAATCTCTACATCGCGGACTCGGCCAATAATGTCGTCTGGTTCGAAGATGGCCGCAGTGGCTACACCCGCGTCATCGCCGGCGGGGGCAGCTCGACCTCGTGCAGTCTCTCCGCCATCGGTGATGGATGCGTTGCCACGCAGGCCATTGTCGGCTCCAATGGAGGCAACGGCTTTGGGCTGGCGCTCGATGTTCAGGGCAACCTCTATATCAGCGACTCCACGAACTTCCGCATTCGCAAGGTTTCGAACAATCTTTCCTTCGCTTCCACGCAGGTAGGCACGCCTCTTGCTCAGACCATCCAACTGCACTTCACTCCCGGCGATTCGCCTACCAGCTTGTCGCTCACATCACCCGACTTCACGCTCAGCGCGGGAAGCTGCATCGTCAACTCGCAGGACAATAGTGATGATTGCACCTACACCGCAACCTTCAACCCCACCACCGACGGTCTGCGCTCGACATCATTCACCGTTTCGACTGCGTTGAATAATCCCGGAACCTTTGAACTTACAGGCACGGGCACAGGGCCTATTCCTGGTACGGTGCAATTGATTACCACGGCCGTACTTACACAACTTACTGATGGCAGCTATCAGGCAACTGTCACCATTACGAACAACGGCACTGGAACCGCGCAGAACGTAGAGTTAACCTCTGCCACGCTGGGCTCTGCTGCCGGCACGCCGCTTCCTCTGGCGGCTGGAGATATAGCACCCGGAGGCGGCAACACAACAGTTACCCTCAACTTCCCATCGTCTGCGGGAGTCGCTGGTGCAGCCGCCGTCGAAAAGTATTCAGGGAGCTATACCGGCGGGACCTTCGGCGGCAGTATTCGTGCCAAATTGCCCTGAACATCAAGATTAATTATTCGATGAGATCAATCGCTTCATTCAAATAAAGGACACGGGGAACAAACCATCATGAAAAAAGCAACGTTCACTCTTTCAACACTTCTGGCTCTGTTGTTGGTATTTGGAGCTTCCGCATTTGCGGACACTCTCAACTTGAGCCTCACTGATCCCATTCAGTCCGGAGCTCCCGGCTCTACCGTGTCCTTCATGGCCACAGCATCGGCTCCCATCACCAATGGAGCCACCCTATATCTCAACAGCGACAGCTTCAACGTCGATTCACCGCTTACGCTCGATGACAGTGGATTCCTTCTGAACTTTCCGTTCACCCTCGATCCGGGGGACAGCTTCAACGGCCTCTTATTCTCTGTAGAGATTCCTGCAGGAGCCGCGCTTACGACCTACAACGGCTTCTTCAGCATTCTCGGCGGAGCGGACGGAAACGCCTCTGACATTCTTTCGACGGTCTCCTTCCAGGTAAACGCTGTCGCGGCGAGCGCTGTCCCTGAGCCCAGCAGCATTTTCTTGTT is a window of Edaphobacter dinghuensis DNA encoding:
- a CDS encoding PEP-CTERM sorting domain-containing protein, encoding MKKATFTLSTLLALLLVFGASAFADTLNLSLTDPIQSGAPGSTVSFMATASAPITNGATLYLNSDSFNVDSPLTLDDSGFLLNFPFTLDPGDSFNGLLFSVEIPAGAALTTYNGFFSILGGADGNASDILSTVSFQVNAVAASAVPEPSSIFLLATGALGMVFLFGGRSDRESTFARVFPSSRQL